In a genomic window of Telopea speciosissima isolate NSW1024214 ecotype Mountain lineage chromosome 5, Tspe_v1, whole genome shotgun sequence:
- the LOC122661602 gene encoding purine permease 3-like, translating into MEPMEVKKEDDAKISKYLRKPLLLVNCVMLSIGNCSGPLLMRLYFVRGGKRIWFSSWLETGGWPFILLPLTASYFQRRRSGSPDDKNLFFMKPFVFIACTVIGILTGLDDYLYAYGVARLPVSTSSLIIASQLGFTAFFAFLLVRQKFTSYSINSVFLLTVAAVVLGLHTSGDRPANESKKEYFMGFFMTIAASALYGLVLPMVELTYKKAKQVITYSLVMEMQLVISIFATLVCTIGMLVNKDFEVIPREAREYELGETKYYLVVACTAFIWQFFFLGAIGVIFNGSSLLAVVIITTLLPVTEILAVFFFQESFKVEKGISLALSLWGFASYFYGEFKASKKSNQIPKPGNPQHHPLSSHV; encoded by the exons ATGGAACCCATGGaggtaaagaaagaagatgatgcCAAGATAAGCAAATATCTCAGAAAACCACTTCTCTTGGTAAATTGTGTCATGTTAAGCATCGGAAACTGCAGCGGTCCACTACTGATGCGGCTTTACTTCGTCCGCGGTGGCAAACGAATTTGGTTCTCAAGCTGGTTGGAGACTGGTGGGTGGCCCTTCATTTTACTCCCTCTCACGGCGTCTTACTTCCAACGCCGCCGTAGTGGTTCACCTGATGACAAAAATCTCTTCTTCATGAAGCCCTTCGTCTTCATCGCCTGCACCGTCATCGGAATCCTCACCGGCTTGGATGATTACCTCTATGCCTATGGAGTAGCACGTTTACCTGTTTCCACTTCTTCCCTTATAATTGCATCTCAGTTGGGTTTCACtgctttctttgcttttttacTAGTTAGGCAGAAGTTCACATCTTACTCCATCAATTCGGTCTTTTTGTTGacggtggcggcggtggtgctcggccttcatACTAGTGGTGACCGCCCGGCTAATGAGTCTAAGAAGGAGTACTTTATGGGTTTCTTCATGACGATTGCGGCGTCTGCGTTGTATGGGTTGGTTTTACCCATGGTGGAGCTCACTTACAAGAAAGCTAAGCAGGTCATCACCTACTCCCTCGTCATGGAGATGCAGTTGGTTATTTCCATCTTTGCCACTCTTGTCTGCACCATAGGGATGCTTGTCAACAAAGACTTcgag GTCATTCCAAGAGAAGCAAGAGAGTATGAGCTTGGGGAAACCAAGTACTACTTGGTGGTGGCATGTACTGCATTTATTTGGCAGTTCTTCTTCTTGGGAGCTATCGGTGTCATCTTTAATGGTTCCTCATTACTTGCAGTTGTTATAATTACAACTCTACTACCAGTTACAGAGATCTTGGCTGTTTTCTTCTTTCAGGAGTCATTCAAAGTAGAGAAGGGGATTTCTCTCGCTTTGTCATTATGGGGTTTTGCCTCCTATTTCTATGGTGAATTCAAAGCAAGCAAGAAAAgcaatcaaattccaaaaccaGGAAATCCTCAACACCATCCTCTATCATCACATGTCTAA